One Cucumis sativus cultivar 9930 chromosome 1, Cucumber_9930_V3, whole genome shotgun sequence DNA segment encodes these proteins:
- the LOC105435014 gene encoding uncharacterized protein LOC105435014, with protein sequence MAPALPTSGNFNNSRSISGKLEFIVSTYSPDNAECAEKEKQISVDPISLRESSAREDIMVDPLTAPDVADLHLPPPLPPTQFKFLSYSLPNSANSSPQIGLIKKKGKFENQVSLLKVSNSTKLNSSVHDIQSTPQEDAQFRRSKSCGEGRASAPADDLDLWLNKAKLPETKSYDDGFSKTESNKKLEAPDDGFNCGALCLFLPGFGKGKSVKSIRKEEETTEVEKVRISKTEIGSVISRTVSLEKFECGSWASSVLPNEPGEDEAGNSLFYDLPLELMRSSVDANAPVNAAFVFDKDHKGVMKNNSSTKVVQKSHESTSHRARFSASSPSSGPSSPASCITPKLRKAREEFNAFLEAQSSA encoded by the coding sequence ATGGCACCTGCATTGCCAACGTCCGGCAACTTCAACAATTCCAGGTCCATCTCCGGAAAGCTCGAGTTCATCGTTTCAACATATTCTCCCGATAATGCCGAATGCGCAGAGAAGGAAAAACAGATATCAGTAGATCCAATTTCATTGAGAGAATCATCAGCTAGAGAGGACATAATGGTGGATCCTCTCACGGCTCCTGACGTCGCCGATCTTCATCTCCCGCCGCCACTCCCTCCGACCCAGTTCAAGTTCTTAAGCTACAGCCTACCGAATTCTGCCAATTCCTCCCCCCAAATcggtttaataaaaaagaaaggaaaatttgaaaatcaagtATCATTACTTAAAGTCTCCAATTCCACAAAACTCAATTCTTCGGTTCACGATATACAGAGTACTCCGCAAGAAGATGCTCAATTTCGAAGGAGCAAATCGTGTGGCGAAGGCAGAGCAAGTGCTCCAGCTGACGATTTGGATTTGTGGTTAAACAAAGCAAAGTTGCCCGAAACGAAAAGCTACGACGATGGTTTCTCAAAGACTGAATCGAACAAGAAATTAGAGGCTCCGGATGACGGATTTAACTGCGGAGCACTCTGTTTGTTCTTACCGGGATTCGGCAAAGGGAAATCGGTTAAGTCAAttagaaaggaagaagaaacaacaGAGGTAGAAAAAGTGAGAATATCGAAGACAGAGATTGGAAGTGTGATATCGAGGACGGTTTCTTTAGAGAAATTCGAATGTGGATCATGGGCTTCCTCTGTTTTGCCAAACGAACCCGGCGAAGACGAAGCGGGTAACAGCCTTTTCTATGATCTTCCATTAGAGTTAATGAGAAGTAGTGTGGATGCCAATGCACCAGTCAATGCAGCGTTCGTTTTTGATAAAGATCACAAGGGAGTAATGAAGAACAACTCGTCGACAAAAGTAGTTCAAAAATCGCATGAATCGACTTCTCATCGTGCCCGATTTTCGGCATCGTCTCCTTCTTCAGGACCATCATCGCCAGCTTCTTGCATTACTCCTAAATTGCGAAAGGCAAGAGAGGAGTTTAATGCCTTCCTAGAAGCCCAAAGTAGTGcttaa
- the LOC101218552 gene encoding receptor-like protein EIX2, whose protein sequence is MADKDFIKCYVSFVWMLCVILLSTTIVGAYTFNNNCSSVEREALISFKQGLSDPSARLSSWVGHNCCQWHGITCNLISGKVTKIDLHNSFKSTISTSLTISASSSTISPSSLRIMIISGGYEQPWKDSEDFVQVFQKTCLRGKMSSSLLELKYLNYLDLSLNNFEGAPIPYFFGMLTSLRYLNLSFANFSGQIPVYLGNLSNLNHLDLSTWKLENFDWPNLHVENLQWISGLSSLEFLNLGGFWTTFKLSHVQKSPKFMEKYNQNRDRLSKFDKVGDLSPLDKKYTRICFLNISCDWIPPFKLKVLYLENCFIGPQFPIWLRTQTHLIEITLRNVGISGSIPYEWISNISSQVTILDLSNNLLNMRLSHIFIISDQTNFVGESQKLLNDSIPLLYPNLVYLNLRNNKLWGPIPSTINDSMPKLFELDLSKNYLINGAIPSSIKTMNHLGVLLMSDNQLSGELFDDWSRLKSMFVVDLANNNLHGKIPSTIGLSTSLNVLKLENNNLHGEIPESLQNCSLLTSIDLSGNRFLNGNLPSWIGVVVSELRLLNLRSNNFSGTIPRQWCNLLFLRIFDLSNNRLVGEVPSCLYNWTSFVEGNDDIIGLGYYHEGKKTWYYSFEEKTRLVMKGIESEYYNKVLELVLTIDLSRNELSGQIPNEITKLIHLVTLNLSWNALVGTISESIGAMKTLETLDLSHNHLSGRIPDSLTSLNFLTHLNMSFNNLTGRIPTGNQLQTLEDPWIYEGNHYLCGPPLIRIKCPGDESSSNLPISTSEGEEDGKENDSAMVGFYISMAVGFPFGISILLFTICTNEARRIFYFGIVDRVNYNILQTIAFLTIGLRRMIIWRR, encoded by the exons ATGGCTGATAAGGATTTCATAAAGTGTTATGTCTCATTTGTATGGATGCTTTGTGTAATATTGCTCTCAACAACTATTGTTGGTGCTTATACTTTCAATAATAACTGTAGCTCTGTTGAGAGGGAAGCCTTGATTTCCTTCAAACAAGGCTTATCAGATCCTTCTGCTCGTCTTTCTTCCTGGGTGGGTCACAATTGTTGTCAATGGCATGGCATAACCTGTAATCTCATTTCTGGAAAAGTCACCAAAATTGATCTACACAACTCATTCAAATCTACCATTTCTACATCCCTTACCATTTCTGCATCATCTTCTACCATTTCTCCATCATCTCTTAGGATTATGATTATTAGTGGGGGTTATGAACAACCATGGAAAGATTCCGAGGATTTTGTCCAAGTATTCCAAAAGACTTGTTTGAGAGGGAAAATGAGTTCTTCTCTACTTGAGCTCAAATATCTGAATTATCTGGACTTAagtctaaataattttgaaggtGCTCCAATTCCATATTTTTTTGGGATGCTCACGAGCCTAAGGTACCTCAACctttcttttgcaaattttaGTGGACAAATTCCCGTTTATCTAGGAAATTTATCTAATTTGAATCATCTAGATCTTTCTACTTGGAAACTAGAGAATTTCGATTGGCCTAATTTGCATGTTGAAAACTTGCAATGGATTTCTGGTCTTTCTTCTCTTGAGTTCCTTAATCTTGGAGGG TTTTGGACAACTTTCAAACTTAGTCACGTTCAGAAATCACCAAAATTCATGGAAAAATATAACCAGAACAGAGACAGACttagtaaatttgacaaagttGGAGATCTTTCACCTCTCGACAAAAAATACacaagaatttgttttctCAACATCTCATGCGATTGGATTCCTCCATTCAAACTGAAGGTTCtttatttggaaaattgtTTCATTGGCCCACAGTTTCCAATTTGGCTTCGAACTCAAACTCACCTTATTGAGATCACTCTCAGGAATGTGGGGATCTCAGGCTCTATACCATATGAGTGGATTTCTAACATATCTTCTCAAGTCACTATATTGGATTTGTCCAACAACTTGCTCAATATGAGATTGTCCCACATATTCATCATATCTGatcaaactaattttgttgGTGAAAGTCAAAAGCTCCTCAATGACTCAATTCCCCTTCTTTATCCCAATCTAGTATACTTGAATCTACGAAACAACAAACTGTGGGGCCCTATACCCTCAACTATCAATGATTCCATGCCCAAGTTGTTTGAATTAGATTTGTCTAAGAATTACCTTATTAATGGTGCAATTCCGTCGTCCATTAAAACAATGAATCACCTTGGAGTATTGTTAATGTCAGACAACCAACTTTCAGGAGAGCTTTTTGATGATTGGAGTAGACTCAAATCAATGTTTGTTGTTGATTTAGCCAACAATAATCTACACGGAAAAATTCCAAGCACAATAGGTCTATCAACATCGCTCAATGTATTAAAGTTAGAGAACAACAATTTGCATGGAGAAATTCCGGAATCCTTGCAGAATTGTTCGCTACTCACGAGCATTGATCTTTCAGGAAATAGATTCTTAAACGGAAACTTGCCTTCATGGATAGGAGTAGTTGTGTCAGAGCTACGATTGTTAAACCTGCGGTCTAATAATTTCAGCGGAACCATTCCAAGACAATGGTgcaatcttctttttcttcgtATATTTGATCTATCAAACAATCGTCTTGTTGGAGAAGTTCCAAGTTGTTTGTATAATTGGACATCTTTTGTCGAAGGCAACGATGACATTATTGGATTGGGATATTATCATGAGGGTAAGAAAACGTGGTATTACTCGTTCGAAGAAAAGACAAGATTGGTTATGAAAGGTATAGAGTCTGAATACTACAATAAAGTTCTCGAGCTTGTTCTGACAATAGATCTTTCAAGGAATGAATTGAGTGGTCAGATTCCAAATGAGATAACAAAGCTCATTCACTTGGTTACTCTAAACTTGTCTTGGAACGCTCTTGTGGGTACCATTTCAGAAAGCATTGGGGCCATGAAAACTTTAGAAACACTGGATCTCTCCCACAACCATCTTTCTGGAAGGATTCCCGATAGCCTAACAtctttaaatttcttgacaCATTTGAATATGTCATTCAACAATTTGACAGGAAGAATACCGACGGGTAATCAGCTTCAAACACTGGAAGACCCATGGATCTATGAAGGCAATCATTATCTATGTGGGCCTCCTCTAATTCGGATCAAGTGTCCAGGTGATGAGAGTTCAAGCAATCTACCAATTTCAACAagtgaaggagaagaagatggcaaAGAAAATGACTCGGCAATGGTTGGCTTCTATATCAGTATGGCAGTTGGTTTTCCATTTGGCATCAGCATACTGTTGTTTACCATTTGCACAAATGAAGCGAGGAGAATATTCTACTTTGGCATTGTGGATCGTGTCAATTATAACATACTCCAAACAATTGCCTTTCTTACAATTGGTCTGAGGAGAATGATTATATGGAGACGATGA
- the LOC101208042 gene encoding peroxidase 7, which produces MKWGVLLVLILASATAVSWAEKDFEDDGEEYPSLEIPQLKDFSAFGDFLTYGFYQKSCPGVEGIIHRKVKQWFDKDNTIAAGLLRLHFHDCVVRGCDGSILLDYEGSERRAPASKTLRGFEVIDDIKAELEKKCPKTVSCADILTAAAREATVLMGGPYWMVPYGRRDGVDSIAKETELVPMGIEDITSLIELYQSLGLNVLDLVVLSGAHTIGRATCGVVQERLYNYSATGKPDPSLNPKYLNFLRRKCRWATDYADLDATTPNKFDNAYYSNLPKKMGLLSSDAALYTDSRTSPIVKALAYQPSIFRHQFAVSMAKLGNVQVLTDLFEGEIRTKCSCRNSP; this is translated from the exons ATGAAATGGGGGGttcttcttgttcttattCTGGCCTCCGCCACCGCAGTGTCGTGGGCCGAGAAAGATTTTGAGGATGACGGAGAAGAATACCCGAGCCTTGAGATTCCGCAGTTGAAGGATTTTTCAGCTTTTGGGGACTTTCTTACTTATGGGTTCTACCAGAAAAGTTGCCCCGGCGTCGAAGGCATTATTCACCGTAAAGTCAAGCAGTGGTTCGATAAAGACAACACCATTGCCGCTGGCCTCTTGAGATTGCACTTTCATGACTGCGTCGTCAGG GGCTGCGATGGTTCTATTCTTCTGGATTACGAGGGAAGTGAGAGACGGGCTCCGGCGAGCAAGACACTTAGAGGTTTCGAAGTGATCGACGATATCAAAGCTGAGTTAGAGAAAAAGTGCCCGAAAACAGTTTCTTGCGCTGATATTTTAACCGCTGCTGCGAGAGAAGCGACGGTCCTCATGGGAGGGCCTTATTGGATGGTACCATATGGAAGAAGAGATGGAGTTGATTCCATTGCCAAAGAAACAGAATTAGTGCCAATGGGTATTGAAGACATCACTTCTCTCATTGAATTATACCAATCTCTTGGCTTGAATGTCCTCGATTTGGTCGTTCTTTCAG GGGCACACACAATCGGAAGGGCAACGTGTGGAGTGGTACAAGAAAGACTTTACAATTACAGCGCAACTGGAAAACCCGACCCATCATTGAATCCAAAATACTTAAACTTCTTGAGAAGGAAATGCCGATGGGCCACCGACTACGCGGACCTTGACGCTACAACTCCCAACAAATTCGACAACGCCTATTACTCCAATCTCCCAAAAAAGATGGGTCTTTTGTCCTCTGATGCCGCTCTCTATACCGATTCAAGAACTTCCCCTATTGTTAAAGCCTTGGCCTATCAGCCCTCCATTTTCCGCCACCAATTTGCTGTCTCCATGGCTAAGCTTGGGAACGTTCAAGTTCTTACTGACCTTTTCGAAGGCGAGATTCGAACCAAATGCAGTTGTAGGAATTCTCCTTGA
- the LOC101218786 gene encoding receptor-like protein EIX2 — translation MDKHYFINCYVSFVWVFCVILLSTTIVGDYTSNNCSDIEREALISFKQGLLDPSARLSSWVGHNCCQWHGITCNPISGKVIKIDLHNSLGFAISQFVEYGDPGRPWIDLEDFIREFQKTCLRGKISYSLLELKYLYYLDLSFNDFEGASIPYFFGMLKSLRYLKLSSANFNGQIPIYLRNLTNLSYLDLSDERGFMLHVKNLQWLPSLSSLEYLNLGGVNLISVERNWMHTINRLSSLSELHLSNCGISSFDTSIAFLNLTSLRVLDLSSNLINSSIPLWLSNLTSLSTLNLNDNIFQGTIPHNFVKLKNLRVLELSGNSLSNDIGDHNPPIFSQSLCNLRFLHLAYNHYDFKLEIFLDSFSNCSRNRLESLDLEGNRIVGEIPNSLGTFKNLRFLNLSDNFLWGSLPNSIGNLSLLEHLHVSSNVLNGTIPSSFGQLSKLVYYEDYGNSWNTTITEVHLMNLTELKILQVWTKNIQTFVFNITYDWIPPFCLKILFLENCLIGSQFPTWLRTQTQLTEIVLSNVGIFGSLPNDWISKVSSQVIRLDLSNNLFNLNLSHIFTSHQKNDSGENDSIIPLRYPNLIHLDLRNNQLLGTVPLTINDSMPNLYRLDLSKNNLHGTIPSSIKTMNHLEVLSMSHNQLSGKLFDDWSRLKSLLVVDLAKNNLHGKIPTTIGLLTSLNKLMLNNNNLHGEIPNSLQNCSLLTSLDLSENRLLSGKLPSWLGVAVPKLQLLNLRSNRFSGTIPRQWCNLSAICVLDLSNNHLDGELPNCLYNWKYFVQDYYRDGLRSYQTNSGAYYSYEENTRLVMKGMESEYNTILDSVLTIDLSRNKLNGEIPKEITNLVQLDTLNLSNNNFVGIIPENIGAMKKLETLDLSYNNLRGRIPASLASLNFLTHLNMSFNNLTGKIPMGNQLQTLEDPSIYEGNPSLCGPPLQIKCPGDESSNNVLISTSEEEEEEDGNENDLEMIGFYISMAIGFPVGINILFFTIFTNEARRIFYFGFVDDVNYKILQIIDFLIVGLRRMMRWR, via the coding sequence ATGGATAAgcattatttcataaattgtTATGTCTCATTTGTATGGGTGTTTTGTGTAATATTGCTCTCAACTACAATTGTTGGTGATTATACTTCAAATAATTGTAGCGATATTGAGAGGGAAGCCTTGATTTCCTTCAAACAAGGCTTATTAGATCCTTCAGCTCGACTTTCTTCTTGGGTCGGCCATAATTGCTGTCAATGGCATGGCATAACTTGTAATCCCATTTCAGGAAAAGTCATTAAAATTGATCTACACAATTCATTAGGCTTTGCCATTTCTCAATTTGTTGAGTATGGAGATCCAGGACGACCATGGATAGATCTCGAGGATTTCATACGAGAGTTCCAAAAGACTTGCTTGAGAGGGAAAATAAGTTACTCTCTACTTGAGCTCAAATATTTGTACTATTTGGACTTAAGTTTCAATGATTTTGAAGGTGCTTCAATTCCATATTTCTTTGGGATGCTCAAAAGTTTAAGGTACCTCAAGCTTTCTTCTGCAAATTTTAATGGACAGATTCCCATTTATCTTAGAAATTTGACTAATTTGAGCTATCTAGATCTTTCGGATGAACGAGGATTCATGTTACATGTTAAGAACTTGCAATGGCTCCCAAGTCTTTCTTCTCTTGAGTACCTTAATCTTGGAGGTGTGAATTTAATTAGTGTTGAAAGAAATTGGATGCATACAATCAATAGactttcttctttgtcagAGCTGCACTTAAGTAATTGTGGTATTTCAAGTTTCGATACTTCAATTGCTTTTTTAAACCTCACTTCACTTAGAGTCCTTGATTTATCAAGTAATTTGATAAATTCTTCCATACCTTTATGGCTATCGAATTTGACTAGTCTTTCAACACTTAATTTAAATGACAATATTTTTCAAGGAACAATTCCTCataattttgtgaaattgaaaaatctcCGAGTTCTTGAATTGAGTGGGAATAGTTTAAGTAATGATATTGGAGATCACAACCCACCAATCTTTTCACAAAGTCTTTGCAACTTACGATTTTTGCACCTTGCATACAatcattatgattttaaacttgaaatttttttggataGTTTCTCAAATTGTTCGCGCAATAGGTTGGAATCCTTGGATTTGGAAGGTAATAGAATTGTGGGAGAGATACCAAATTCACTGGGGACGTTTAAGAATCTTCGATTCTTGAATCTTTCTGATAATTTCTTGTGGGGTTCACTTCCAAATTCAATAGGTAATTTGTCATTATTAGAGCATCTACATGTGTCGAGTAATGTCTTGAATGGAACTATACCTTCGAGTTTTggtcaactttcaaaattagtttattacGAAGATTATGGGAATTCATGGAATACAACCATAACAGAAGTTCACTTAATGAATTTGACAGAATTGAAAATCCTTCAAGTGTGGacaaaaaatatacaaacttttgttttcaacaTCACATACGATTGGATTCCTCCCTTTTGTCTCAAGATcctttttttggaaaattgtcTCATTGGCTCTCAATTTCCAACTTGGCTTCGAACTCAAACTCAACTAACTGAGATTGTTCTCTCTAATGTTGGGATTTTTGGCTCTCTACCAAACGACTGGATTTCTAAGGTATCTTCTCAAGTCATTAGATTGGATTTGTCCAACAACTTATTCAATCTAAACCTGTCTCACATATTCACTTCTCATCAGAAAAATGATAGTGGAGAAAATGATTCAATTATTCCCTTAAGATATCCTAATCTAATACACTTAGATCTTCGAAATAATCAACTGTTGGGCACTGTACCCTTAACCATCAACGATTCGATGCCCAATCTGTATAGATTAGATTTGTCAAAAAATAATCTCCACGGTACAATTCCATCATCCATTAAAACCATGAATCATCTTGAAGTACTTTCAATGTCACACAACCAACTTTCAGGGAAGCTCTTTGATGATTGGAGTAGACTCAAATCATTACTCGTTGTTGATTTAGCCAAGAACAATCTTCACGGAAAAATCCCAACCACAATAGGTTTGTTGACATCCCTCAACAAATTGAtgttaaacaacaacaatctCCATGGAGAAATTCCCAATTCTTTGCAGAATTGTTCACTCCTCACCAGCCTTGACCTCTCTGAAAACAGATTATTATCCGGAAAGCTACCGTCATGGTTAGGAGTAGCTGTGCCAAAGCTACAATTGTTAAACCTACGGTCGAACCGTTTCAGTGGAACCATCCCAAGACAATGGTGCAATCTTTCTGCCATCTGTGTGCTAGATCTATCAAACAACCATCTTGATGGGGAGCTCCcaaattgtttatataattGGAAATATTTCGTGCAAGATTACTACAGGGATGGATTGAGATCTTATCAAACAAATAGTGGAGCCTATTACAGCTatgaagaaaatacaagattgGTTATGAAAGGAATGGAATCTGAATACAATACTATTCTTGACTCTGTTTTGACAATAGATCTTTCAAGGAATAAATTGAATGGTGAAATTCCAAAGGAGATTACAAACCTTGTCCAACTTGATACCTTAAACTTATCGAACAACAACTTTGTTGGTATCATACCAGAAAATATTGGAGCTATGAAGAAATTAGAGACACTGGATCTGTCCTACAACAATCTGCGTGGCAGAATTCCTGCCAGTCTAGCTTCACTAAATTTCTTGACGCATTTGAATATGTCATTCAACAATTTGACAGGAAAAATACCAATGGGTAATCAACTTCAAACGTTGGAAGATCCCTCCATCTATGAAGGGAATCCTTCTTTATGTGGACCTCCTCTTCAAATCAAGTGTCCAGGGGATGAAAGCTCAAACAATGTTCTTATTTCAacaagtgaagaagaagaagaagaagatgggaaTGAAAATGACTTGGAAATGATTGGCTTCTACATTAGTATGGCAATTGGTTTTCCAGTTGGAATCAACATATTGTTCTTCACCATTTTCACAAACGAAGCAAGAAGAATATTCTACTTTGGTTTTGTGGATGATGTCAATTACAAAATACTccaaataattgattttcttatagttGGTCTGAGGAGAATGATgagatggagatga